The Methylobacterium sp. PvR107 genome contains a region encoding:
- the rpsK gene encoding 30S ribosomal protein S11: MAKEPQRVRRRERKNIVSGVAHVNASFNNTMITITDAQGNTISWSSAGAMGFKGSRKSTPYAAQVAAEDAARKASEHGMRTLEVEVSGPGSGRESALRALQAAGFTVTSIRDVTSIPHNGCRPRKRRRV; encoded by the coding sequence ATGGCCAAGGAACCGCAACGCGTCCGCCGCCGCGAACGCAAGAACATCGTGTCGGGCGTCGCCCACGTGAATGCCTCGTTCAACAACACGATGATCACCATCACGGACGCGCAGGGCAACACGATCTCGTGGTCGTCCGCCGGCGCGATGGGCTTCAAGGGCTCGCGCAAGTCGACCCCTTACGCCGCTCAGGTCGCCGCCGAAGATGCCGCCCGCAAGGCGTCCGAGCACGGCATGCGTACCCTCGAGGTCGAGGTGTCGGGTCCGGGTTCGGGCCGTGAGTCGGCGCTCCGCGCCCTTCAGGCCGCCGGCTTCACGGTGACCTCGATCCGCGACGTGACGTCGATCCCGCACAACGGCTGCCGGCCGCGCAAGCGCCGCCGCGTCTGA
- the rpsM gene encoding 30S ribosomal protein S13, with product MARIAGVNIPTNKRVVIALQYIHGIGAKKAEEITQKVNIPAERRVNQLTDAEVLSIRETIDRDYIVEGDLRREVSMNIKRLMDLGAYRGLRHRKQLPVRGQRTHTNARTRKGKAKPIAGKKK from the coding sequence GTGGCTCGTATCGCAGGCGTCAACATCCCGACCAATAAGCGCGTCGTCATCGCGCTTCAGTACATTCACGGCATCGGCGCCAAGAAGGCCGAGGAGATCACCCAGAAGGTGAACATCCCCGCCGAGCGCCGGGTCAACCAGCTGACCGACGCCGAGGTTCTCTCGATCCGCGAGACGATCGACCGCGACTACATCGTCGAGGGCGACCTGCGCCGCGAAGTCTCGATGAACATCAAGCGTCTGATGGATCTCGGCGCCTATCGCGGCCTGCGTCACCGCAAGCAGCTGCCGGTCCGTGGCCAGCGCACCCACACCAACGCCCGGACCCGCAAGGGCAAGGCGAAGCCGATCGCCGGCAAGAAGAAGTAA